TACAGCCGAAAGCGTTCCGACTGGGCTGCCTAACTCAGCGGCCCGCCTTGTCAGGCGGGGGGATGCGTTTTAACCCAGGCAAAAAGGCATGGCGGCAATGCGGGTTACGGTCAGTCCGCGTTCCGCAGTTTGCCGAACAGATCGGTGAACACCTGGTCGCGGTGAATATGGCGGACAACGCGAATCAGGTGCCGCGTAGGGTCGGCGCTCCAGCGAAAGTCCGCGGAGAGCACCGGGCTGTGGACGAGCGAGCTCGGGCACCAGCCGTCGTTCAGCAGCCACGCGACCGCCGAAATATCCCAGATAACGCGGGAATAGCCGAAATGGTCCGCGCTGCATGCTTTGTACGTCTCGTATAAATAATCGCCGAGCTGGCCGCTACCCCGCACATAATCGCGCATTTCCGAAAGCGTCGTCAGCAAATGGGAGGCTGCGCCCATACACGGAATCAGCACGAGCGGAACGCCGCTGTCCAATACGATGCGCGAAGCGTGAAGGTCCTGCGCCAAATTAAACTCGTTCGTGTCCGGCCAATGAAGCGCATTTCCGCCGAGCCAGACGATGACGATCTTCCCGGCAATGCGCGGCTCCATGGCAATCGCCGAGGCGATATTGGTAATCGCCCCGATCGCGACGACGTAGAGCGGGTCGTCATCCGGCGAAGCCATCGCCCGCCGGACCAAATCGCGCGCCGCCTCGCTTTCCACAGGCGTATCGGGGCCCGGCAAGTACGCCGTGGAGCCACGAAGGATCGGGGTGCCGGACATTTCCGGCAGCAGCGATGCGATTTTGTGCAGCTCCCGGTAGCTCTTCTCCATGCCGTCCTCCGGTCCGCTCGACAGCTCGTTATGGAACGGCGCCGCATAGAACGCTTCGATCTTCAACCTTTCCGGGGATTTGACCGCATACGCGATGGCGAACTGGTCGTCGATTTCGTTGTACGTATCCGTATCGAGCACCATGCGGATGCGCCCGTTCGGAAAAGCGAGCCGCCGGATCCGCTTGTCCTCGGTCATCTCTGCATACCTCAGCATAACCGTTAACCTCCTTCAATTCACGTCCGTCTTTTTTTGTCGTATCTCGCATCAGTACAGCCCTGCGCCGATCCGGATTTCAGCAAAACCCGCCATCCGGCGCGCACGATAAACAATCGGGCGGCGGCTGCCCATCAAGAGGATGTTTTGGAGCCCGGCAGCCCCGTCCTTCGGCAGAGCAAACGCTTTCGTATAAGCGAACACCGCGCCGAGCGACATATAAACGGCATGAATCCGCGGATCGTCCGCTCCTTTCCCTGCGAGGTTCAGGATGACCGCCCCGTCCGCATCGAGCTTGCCGCCGGCCAGCGCAAAAAACTCCTCCGATGTTAGATGAGCCGGCGTGCCTTTCTCCGTAAACGCATCCACGACGATATAATCGTACGCATTCGCCCGCTCCCGTTCGAGCAGGCGGCGCCCGTCGCCGATATGTACGCGATCCCCGCGGAATCCGAAATACGTCCGGCTCAGCTCCGCTATGGTTCCGTCCAGCTCCGCGGACTTTACCCGCTTCCCGGCCGCGTGCCCGGCAATCGTCCCGATGCCGTGCCCGATAAGAAAAACGTCCTCGTAAGCGGGATCGCCGCAAGCCATCAAATGCAGGATCGCCTGCGGATACTCGAGCACGATGCGTTCCGGCCGGTCCAGATCGATCGCTCCCTGCACCGCCCCGTCCGCAAACTGCAGCACCCGGAAGCGGCCTTTTTCGCTGTACAGCTCCGCCGTTTCGCAAACCGTAATCTCGCCCGTTTCGCCGGGCTGCCTGAACAGCACGCGCACTTCTTTCTTCTCCTCCTTCCGTCAAAGAGAGTGTAGCACAGTGCGGTCCGGGCCGAAACGGCCAATAATCAGGCAAACGTCATGGCTCCCGTTCAAAGCGGATTGTGATAAGATAAATGAAGGCGCATTCGCGGCACGAGCATGTCGAAAGGCGGGATGTCATCATGGAATACGAGTACTTGCTGCGGATCGTTTTGGCCGGTGTCTGCGGCATCGTGATCGGCTACGAACGGAAAAGCCGGATGAAGGAAGCGGGCATACGAACGCACTTCGTCGTCGCGATCGGGGCGGCTCTCATGATGGTGGTGTCCAAATACGGCTTCGGAGATATGACCGGTTCCGCCTCGGTTGCGCTCGATCCGTCGCGGGTGGCGGCGCAGGTCGTCAGCGGCATCGGCTTTCTCGGCGCGGGCATGATTTTCATGCAGCGGCAGACGGTTAAAGGCCTGACGACCGCCGCGGGCTTATGGGCGACTGCCGGCATCGGCATGGCGATCGGCTCGGGCCTGTTCGTCATCGGCATCGGCGTGACCGTGCTGATCGTTGCCGCGCAGCTGCTGCTGCACAGCCATTTCAGCTGGCTCGCCACGCCGAAGACCGATCAGCTCGCCATCCGTCTGGCGAACGAGCCCGGCGCCGTCGGCCGCATCGAGCAGCTGCTGCGCGGCAAGGACGTCGCGATTTTAACCTTTCATGCGGAAAAAGGCGTCTCGGACATTCAATTGGACATTACGGTGCGAATGCCCGCCGGCATGGAGGCCGAGCAGCTGCTGCCGCTCATCCAGGACGCGGCGTTCGTCCATACCGTGGAGGTTCATTGAAAGAGGCAGCCCGGCTCCGGGCAAAGCAAGAAGAAACGGCTGACGCCGTCTATGGCGTATTAGCCATTTCTTCGCTTGGAATTATAAGAAGGGTCACTTCGGAACTTATATTTTGGAAAAAATAAGCCTTGGCGCCGCCGCCAAGGCTTGTTTTTCCCGATCTTATTGTACGGACGGCCGCTTCCGGTCCGACGGCATAAAGACGGCGAGGATGCCGAGCACCGGCAGCACGCTGCACCAGATCATGACGTCGGCAAGGCCGTAGACGTCCGCCATTTTGCCGAGAATGACCGCGCCCAGCGCGCCCATCCCGAAGGCAAGCCCGGTGATCAGCCCCGAGGCCATGCCGACGTTACCCGGCAGCAGCTCCTGCGCATAGACGACACTGACCGAGAAGCCGGACTGCAAAATAAAGCCGAGCACGACGATCAGCGGGTACATCCATGCGAGCGGGAGGTGCGGCAGGAGCAGCGCAAACGGCGCGGACCCCGCAATGGAGTAGAACATCATGTTTTTCCGTCCGAAGCGGTCGGCCATCATCCCGCCGAAGAAGGTGCCGGCCACGCCCGCCGCCATGAACAGAAACAGCGGAATTTGAGCCGCTTCCTTCGATAACCCGTAAACATCCATCGTATAAAACTGGTAAAAGGTGCCGATCGCCGCGCCGTACCACGAACGGGCGAAAACGATCAGAATGAGCAGACCGAGCGCGAAGGCGATCGTGCGGCTTTCCTTCGACTGCGCCAGCCGTTCGCCCGCGGCCGGCTTCCGCTTGACCGGCTTGCCGTGCTCGGCGAGCTGCGAAGCGTACCAGGGCATCACTTTCAGTGAAATGATGATGGCAAAAGCCGCAAGGATCGTGCCCCAGACGGCTCCGCGCTGCCCGAGCGGCAGGAAGATGAACATCGTCATCAGCGGCGCCAGCGACTGGCCGAAGTTCCCCCCGACCTGGTAGATCGACTGGGAAAGTCCCCGGCGGGCGCCCGCGGCGAAATAGACGACCCGCGAGCCTTCAGGGTGAAACACCGCCGAGCCGAGGCCGACGAAGACGGTGGCCACAATGAGCATCAGGAAGCCGGGCGCATACGCGAGACCGGCCATCCCGAGCATGCTCATGGCCATGCCGACCGGGAGCATCCATGGTGACGGCCGCTTGTCGGAGACGATGCCGACGGCCGGCTGCATGACCGACGAGGTCATGTTCAGCGTAAAGGCGATCCAGCCCACCTGCGTAAAGTTCAAATGGAGCGATTCTTCGAGAACGGGGAACAACGCGCTGACGACGGACTGCATGGAATCGTTGAGCATGTGCACGGCGCTGACCGCAAACAGGATCGAGTATACGGTCCCGGTCCGGATCGCCTGCGCCTTCACTTCTTTGGCCGTTTCTGCCGATGTGATCACGGGTACAACCTCCGTTTTCACTCCCCGTGAACGCAGCAGAAAACCGCCGGCGACGAATGCATTCGGCCGGCGGTTTCATACGCTTTTTCAATCGTCGGGAAGGTTCATATCGCTGGGATGAATCCCAAACTTAGTTAACCTCAGTGTACCACTTGGCACAGCGGTTGCCTATACGTTTTTTTGCGCCGGGTTCCGGCTGGGCGAAGAAGAAGCCCGGCCGTTACGCCGTCCCAATCACTTAAGGCCAGCCGCATACAGGCGGGCAGCCCGCAGATCTTCTGGCGTATCCACGTCCATCAGCTGTTCCGGGACGGAAACCCGGATTACCTTTCCTCTAAAATTCGAATCCTTCAGCAGCCGTCTCGCCCCTTGATCGCCTTCCAGGCTCCGGACGGCCGCAAACATCGATTTCGTCAGCAGAACGGGAGGCCCGACCACGTCCGCATGCCCGCTGGCCGCGTAATCGATGCCTGGATCCGCCTGCAGGCTCTCCGCAAGGGCGCGCAGCAGCTCCGCCGTGACGAAGGGCTGATCGGCGAGCATGACGACGGCTGCGTCCGCGCCGGCGGCCTCCGCTCTGCCGATCCCGCACTTCAGGGACTGCGCCATCCCTTTGTCCGCATCCGCGCAGACCGCGATTTCGGGCGCGAGCGTGCGCTCGTTCGTTACTTCCCGCAGCCAGTCCAGCCGATCCCCGCTTCGTACGACGAGAACGATGCGTTCGAATCCGGCGGCCATGAAGGTCCTCAGCCCGGCGCCGCCCAGACGGACGCCGGGAGCCAGCTCGGCGGAAGGCTTGTTCCCGCCGAGCCTCGACCCGGCGCCCGCCGCCAAATAAATGCCCGTAATATTCATCTTTCTTCCCTTTCTGAAGCGCGCCGGGGCCGTGCTTCACCTTTTGGATGTAAGCGGACAGCCGATTCCTGGAACATGTCGAGATTGTTGTTGCAGGGCCCACCGTCTTGGCCGGCCTCATCTTCACGCCAGGCGCGAACAGATCCGGAATGTCCGCCACGCCCGAAGCCAGCTTCAAATTCGAGCCTGGACAGTGCGTCACCTTGACGCCCCGGCGGCGAATAATTTCTTTCTCCTCTTCATTCAACCAGATACTGCGGGCTAAAATCAAATTTGGCCTTGCCATGCTGATATGATCAAGATAGACCACGTTGAATATTTCGCGGTCGGCTTCGACAAAGGCGATTTCGCCGCGATTTTCCGAGGCTGCGTCTGCGGCTGAAGTATCTGAAGAGCATGCATTCCCTCGTTGACGAAGCGATTTTGTCCATTTTCCCGAATATAATGCCGCCTTGCCGCCGCTGATTGACAAAGCGCCCGATTCCGCGCAGGAACTGCTGAAATTAAAGCTTGTGCAGCTGTTTAAGCAGGCGCTGGCCCATCAATAAGCCGCCCGCGGCGCGGCTTTCGGCACGGCAAAAAACCTCCGGGCTTCCTTACGGGAAGGAAATCCGGAGGTTTTTATGCATGCGGCCGCTTGTTACCAGCCGATGGCGGCCCCGTCGCTGCGCGGATCGGCGCCGCCCTGCAGGAAGCCGTTCTCGTCGGCCTTGATCGCATGGGCGTGGCCCATGGCGCCGTCCAATGCGCCGACGATGCGCACCAGGTGGCCGGCGGCGGCAAGCGATTCCGCGACGGCCGCGTCGATGCGCGACTCCAGCTTCAGCTCCGCCGTCGGCTCGCCCCACGTCCGGCCCCACACCCAGCGCGGCTCGCTGACCGCCTGCTGCGGATTCATGCCGAAGTCGACCATGCGCGTGAAAATGGCCGTTTGCGTCTGCGGCTGGCCCTCGCCGCCCTGCGTGCCGTACAGCAGGTACGGCTTGCCGCCCTGCAGCGCCATCGCCGGCATCAGCGTATGGAACGACCGCTTGCGCGGCTCCAGGCAGTTGGCGCGTTCCGGGTCGAGCGAGAAGAAGGAGCCGCGGTTTTGCAGCAGAATGCCTGTATCGCCCGCCGATACGCCGGAGCCGAAATCGAAATAGATGCTCTGGATGAAAGAGACGGCGTTCCCGTCCCGGTCGACGACGGCGGCATAAGCCGTGTCGCTGCCCGCCGGCCGGGCTTCCTGCTCAACGGTCCTGTCCATCCGGATCTCGGCGGCAAGCGACGCCGCATATTCCTTGCTGAGCAGCCGCGCAAGCGGAATATCCCGAAACGCCGGGTCGGTGAGGAACTCGTCGCGGTCGCGGAAGCTCAGCTTGAGCGCTTCGACCAGCAGGTGATAATACTCGTACGTTCCGTGTCCGAGGCGGGCAAGGTCGAAACGCTCCAGCACGTTCAGCGCCATCAGCCCGGAAAAGCCCTGCGAATTCGGCGGCATCTGGCAGACGTCGAGCCCGCGGTACCCGCTTACGAGCGGCGTCACCCATTCGCCGCGGTGACTTGCGAAATCGTCGGCGTCCAACAGGCCGCCGTTCTGCTCCATGAACCGGACGATCTCCGCGGCGATCACGCCCTTGTAGAAGGCGTCCCGGCCGCCGCCGGCAAGCTCCCGCAGCGTGCGCGCCAGCTGCGTCTGAACGAACCGCGAGCCGGCCGCGGGCACGCGGCCGCCCGGCAGAAAGACAGCGGCCGTTTCCGGAGCTGCGGCCAGCACGTCCGCGGCCTGTACCGAATTCGCGTGCTGGTGCGGCGACAACGGAAACCCGTCCGCCGCATAGCCGATGGCGGGCTCAAGCACCTCCGCAAAGCTCAGACGCCCGTACGTCCGATGCACCGCATCCCATGCATCGACCATGCCCGGGACGGTGAGCGCGGCGCGGATGCCGCGGATCGGAATCCGATCGCAGTCCGCGAACGCTTCCCGCACCGCCTTTTGTCCCGAGCGGCCGCTTCCGTTGTAGCCCCGGACGCGCTTCTCGGAAGGCTGGTACGTCAACCAGAAGGAATCGCCGCCGATTCCGGTCATATGCGGATAAACGACGGCCAGGCAGGCGCTGACCGCCACCGCCGCGTCGAAGGCGTTGCCGCCCCTCTCCAACATGCGGGCACCGGCCGCCGATGCCAAATAATGCGGACTGACGACCATCGTCTCCGTTCCGATCGCCGGTACTTGTTTTATCATGGTCCCAAACCCCCCTCCCGCTATATGTCAATCAACATAACATACCGGAGCGCCGCGGTTCAATATCAATTTGATATCTCGCAATGAAATTTGCAAATTTTTATTGAAATTGCATAGGTATGCC
This genomic window from Paenibacillus humicola contains:
- the ggt gene encoding gamma-glutamyltransferase encodes the protein MIKQVPAIGTETMVVSPHYLASAAGARMLERGGNAFDAAVAVSACLAVVYPHMTGIGGDSFWLTYQPSEKRVRGYNGSGRSGQKAVREAFADCDRIPIRGIRAALTVPGMVDAWDAVHRTYGRLSFAEVLEPAIGYAADGFPLSPHQHANSVQAADVLAAAPETAAVFLPGGRVPAAGSRFVQTQLARTLRELAGGGRDAFYKGVIAAEIVRFMEQNGGLLDADDFASHRGEWVTPLVSGYRGLDVCQMPPNSQGFSGLMALNVLERFDLARLGHGTYEYYHLLVEALKLSFRDRDEFLTDPAFRDIPLARLLSKEYAASLAAEIRMDRTVEQEARPAGSDTAYAAVVDRDGNAVSFIQSIYFDFGSGVSAGDTGILLQNRGSFFSLDPERANCLEPRKRSFHTLMPAMALQGGKPYLLYGTQGGEGQPQTQTAIFTRMVDFGMNPQQAVSEPRWVWGRTWGEPTAELKLESRIDAAVAESLAAAGHLVRIVGALDGAMGHAHAIKADENGFLQGGADPRSDGAAIGW
- a CDS encoding MFS transporter; the protein is MITSAETAKEVKAQAIRTGTVYSILFAVSAVHMLNDSMQSVVSALFPVLEESLHLNFTQVGWIAFTLNMTSSVMQPAVGIVSDKRPSPWMLPVGMAMSMLGMAGLAYAPGFLMLIVATVFVGLGSAVFHPEGSRVVYFAAGARRGLSQSIYQVGGNFGQSLAPLMTMFIFLPLGQRGAVWGTILAAFAIIISLKVMPWYASQLAEHGKPVKRKPAAGERLAQSKESRTIAFALGLLILIVFARSWYGAAIGTFYQFYTMDVYGLSKEAAQIPLFLFMAAGVAGTFFGGMMADRFGRKNMMFYSIAGSAPFALLLPHLPLAWMYPLIVVLGFILQSGFSVSVVYAQELLPGNVGMASGLITGLAFGMGALGAVILGKMADVYGLADVMIWCSVLPVLGILAVFMPSDRKRPSVQ
- a CDS encoding MgtC/SapB family protein, producing the protein MEYEYLLRIVLAGVCGIVIGYERKSRMKEAGIRTHFVVAIGAALMMVVSKYGFGDMTGSASVALDPSRVAAQVVSGIGFLGAGMIFMQRQTVKGLTTAAGLWATAGIGMAIGSGLFVIGIGVTVLIVAAQLLLHSHFSWLATPKTDQLAIRLANEPGAVGRIEQLLRGKDVAILTFHAEKGVSDIQLDITVRMPAGMEAEQLLPLIQDAAFVHTVEVH
- a CDS encoding spermidine synthase — encoded protein: MRVLFRQPGETGEITVCETAELYSEKGRFRVLQFADGAVQGAIDLDRPERIVLEYPQAILHLMACGDPAYEDVFLIGHGIGTIAGHAAGKRVKSAELDGTIAELSRTYFGFRGDRVHIGDGRRLLERERANAYDYIVVDAFTEKGTPAHLTSEEFFALAGGKLDADGAVILNLAGKGADDPRIHAVYMSLGAVFAYTKAFALPKDGAAGLQNILLMGSRRPIVYRARRMAGFAEIRIGAGLY
- a CDS encoding nucleoside hydrolase — translated: MLRYAEMTEDKRIRRLAFPNGRIRMVLDTDTYNEIDDQFAIAYAVKSPERLKIEAFYAAPFHNELSSGPEDGMEKSYRELHKIASLLPEMSGTPILRGSTAYLPGPDTPVESEAARDLVRRAMASPDDDPLYVVAIGAITNIASAIAMEPRIAGKIVIVWLGGNALHWPDTNEFNLAQDLHASRIVLDSGVPLVLIPCMGAASHLLTTLSEMRDYVRGSGQLGDYLYETYKACSADHFGYSRVIWDISAVAWLLNDGWCPSSLVHSPVLSADFRWSADPTRHLIRVVRHIHRDQVFTDLFGKLRNAD
- a CDS encoding nucleotidyltransferase family protein translates to MNITGIYLAAGAGSRLGGNKPSAELAPGVRLGGAGLRTFMAAGFERIVLVVRSGDRLDWLREVTNERTLAPEIAVCADADKGMAQSLKCGIGRAEAAGADAAVVMLADQPFVTAELLRALAESLQADPGIDYAASGHADVVGPPVLLTKSMFAAVRSLEGDQGARRLLKDSNFRGKVIRVSVPEQLMDVDTPEDLRAARLYAAGLK